The sequence CACTAATATCTTCTAAAACTTGTTTTTCACCTTGCCACTGAGCGTTAAAATCTTCCTGCTTTTCCGTCAAATCATCAATTTCTTGCTCAATTCGCTCTAAGCGCTGCTGCGTCTGAAATGTCGCTTTTTCTTCTCCTGCTAAAGACAGCTTTTCCATTTCGAGTTGCATCAAACGACGCTCAATATTTTCTAATTCCGCAGGTTTGGAAGTAATTTCCATTTTTAACTGCGCTGCTGCTTCATCTACCAAATCAATGGCTTTATCGGGTAAAAAACGGTCGGAAATGTAACGTGCTGACATTGTTGCGGCTGCAACTAAAGCAGAGTCAGAAATTTTGACATTATGGTGGACTTCATAACGCTCTTTAAGTCCCCGCAAAATAGAAATCGTATTTTCTACGCTGGGTTGAGTAACTAAAACCTGTTGAAAACGTCTTTCTAAAGCCGGGTCTTTTTCGATATACTTCCTATACTCATCCAAGGTTGTAGCACCAATACAGCGCAATTCACCCCGCGCTAACATCGGCTTGAGTAAATTACCGGCATCCATTGAACCTTGCTGTCCGGAACCGGCACCAACTACCGTATGTAATTCATCAATAAATAAAACAATTTGACCGGCAGACTCAGTAACTTCCCTGAGAACAGCTTTTAGTCTATCTTCAAACTCACCGCGATATTTTGCGCCAGCAATCAAACTACCCATATCCAAACCGATGATTTGCCGGTTCTTCAGCGATTCTGGGACATCCCCATTAATAATTCTTTGAGCCAACGCTTCAGCGATCGCAGTTTTTCCCACTCCAGGTTCGCCAATTAACACCGGATTATTTTTACTTCGACGAGATAAGACTTGAATCACGCGACGAATTTCTTCATCTCGTCCAATCACGGGGTCAAGTTTACCCGCTTTTGCTTGTTCGGTTAAATCTCTACCAAACTTTTCTAATGCTTCATAACGAGATTCGGGATTTTGGTCAGTTACTTTCTGACTACCGCGCACTCCTTTAATCGCATCTTCTAAATCATCGATACTAGCATTTAAACTTCTAAATATTTTTCTGCCAATACGCTCTTCTTCAGCAAAAGCTAGTAGAAGATGTTCCACACTAATGTAAGCATCATTCATACTCAACCTAGCATCTTCAGCACCATCAAGCATCCGGTCAAGACCTTTACCCAGGTATAATTGCTCGCTTCTGCCTACTTTCGGTTGACGGCGGGTAAAATCTTCAAGCTGTTGTTGCAATCGCTCAATTTCCACACCAGAACGACTGAGAACTTTATTCGCCAACCCATTATCTTGTTCCAAAAGAGCCAGCATCAAATGTTCTACATCTAACTGCTGTTGATTGTAAGCACGGACAATATCCTGAGATTTAACAATTGCTTCCCAGGCTTTATCAGTAAATTTATCTGGATCTGTAGGCTGCATATTAAGAATTTTAGATTTTAGATTTTACGGAAACTGTCGGAGGTAGATGTTTTTCCAATTAAAGCTTCCAAGATAGATTAGAGATTTTAGGAAGGTAGATTTTACATTTTTAGATTGGCAAAATTGTAAATCAAAAGTTTGTCTTAAATAAATATCCAAGCATTATTAAGCACTATTTGCTTGTATCTGCGGTTGCAATTGAATAATTGGAAATAGGTAATTGGTAATTGGTAATTGTGAATGGGGTATGGGGCATAGGGCATTGGGCATCGGGCATCGGGTAAGATAAAAAAGTTATGAGCTATAAGTTATTTAATTTATAAATATTCCCATATAGATTACAAACAGAATATAAAGCAATACTAAAAGGCTTCGTAAATATATAAAATTAAAAATTATATAACTACGCTTGATTTTTATATTCCAATTCCTAACTCCTAATTTTCAGCGATTCCCAATACCCAATGCCCAATACCCAATACCTATTACTAATCTAAAACGAAAACGTTGACCTTAACGTAGTTTGCCAAATAGTACCGCGATCGCTGTCGTTGTCAGGATTAATTACTAAAGAAATTACGGGAGTAAAGCTGATATTGTCGCTTATTTGCAGATTATAAAATGTCTCAAAGTTAGTTTGAGTCGCATTTCCCACACCATCGGTAACAAAAGGTTGACCAATTGCGACACCGGCAATAGTACCGGGAATGCCAATGTTACGCAAACCCACACCAAGCGTCCAACTAACGGGATTTAAATCTAATTCTTGATTGATAGCGGTATTAAATCCTTGATAATCACCGATTCCCAAACGACCAAAAATTCCTGCATTGCGGTTGAGAGCGTATTCGGCATTCACCCCATAAGCATTAATATCGGTATTTTCAATTTCAGCATTTGTATATTGGAGTTTTAAAGTTAGTTTATCGCTAAAAGTATATTCTAATTCAGCACTTGCTTGATGAGGGTCGCCAAAAAAACCTTTATCTTCAGAGCTTGAATCAGCATCCCCAGCAATATAAAGCGAGCGAAAAGCCAGTTTGCTATTCGGTTTCCAAACCACAGCAGCCCCAGCACCACCATTCCGATCGATTCGATTTTGGACAATCAAAGGATTATTTAGAAAAATTCCCGAACTAAAATCAGCCGCTTCATTATTCGCATAGCGATTACCGTCGATAAAATCTCGCGGGGACATTTTCGTTCCTACAGTCACCGCTAAATCTGACGAAGGACGTAAAGTATAGTGCAAACGCCTGAGTTTGACATCATCTTCAACATCGGTAAAGTCAAGTCCCCCAGCATTCGCGAAAAGTCCAGCGCTTCCTAGTAAATTAGCATTTTCCTTTTGCGCTAAACCAACAGCATCACCACCATTGTTACCAGATTCCAATTGAGTAACCAGCAAATCTTTTTGACTAAAACTAGTTTCAAAAGTCAATCGAGTTCGAGAAGCTAAACTAAAACTCGCTCTTCTTCCATCCGTCAACCCAAAAATTTGCTGTCCTTTTAATTTTGTGGTTGTAGAAAACTGATTCGCTTGTAATTGTGCAGAACGAGAATCAATATCATTCAAACGCTTGCGTACATCAGCTAAAGCTTCAGCGAATTCTCTTTGTAATCGTCGTAAAGTAATTTTATCTTGTTGGATGTACCTATCACTGACAGAAGTAGCAGTAGCATCTTCCACCTTGTCTAAAGCCGCAGCCAAACCAGTTGCAAATTCATAACGAGTGACAGCACGATTTCCCTTGAAAGTCCCATCCGGTAAACCCGTAATTACACCATACCTTTCAATTAAAGACTTTAAAGCTTGATAAGCCCAATCCGTTGGTTTTACATCTGATAGTTCGTCTACTGAAGTTTGTTGAGCCAAGATTTGAGAGGGGGCAGAGGGGGCAGAGGGGGTAGAACTTATAACCTTTAAACTTTGACCTTTTAGTTGCAATGCTGCTTCTGAGGGAAAACACAACGGGCTAAAAATTCCATAGCCAACTAAAGCCGCTAACAGCTTTGGAGAACGAATTATTTGCTTGAGAAACTGCTTCACGCTCAACTCCATCACACTTACACCAATAAGTATAATTGTTGACTTTTGGCGAATTATGAATGTTTCTTGCTTAACCCTTAACTGCTCGCTTCAAATTTCTAACTTCTCATTGCTAACTATTAACTATTCGCAAAATGTTTTAAAATCTCTCCTCAGATGGTCGTCTAAACATCTATTCTATAGTCGCGTAAACCTCTATTCTAACTGTGGGAGTTACGACTCCTAATTTGAAAGAAAGTCGTTATAACTCATTCATACAAAGGAACTGAAACACATGATGGATACTGCTATTGAAGCGATTGTGGCTCGCGAGATTCTTGATTCCCGTGGTAGACCTACTATTGAAGCTGAAGTACATTTAGTAAATGGTGCGATGGGATTGGCTCAGGTTCCCAGTGGCGCTTCTACAGGAACTTTTGAAGCTCACGAATTGCGCGATGGTGATAAAAGCCGTTATGGCGGTAAAGGTGTTCTTAAAGCGGTAGAAAACGTCAATGAAACCCTAGCTCCCAAGCTGTTAGACATGGACGCTCTTAACCAAGAACACCTTGATAAAACCATGATTGACATCGATGGTTCTAAGAATAAGTCCAATTTAGGTGCAAATGCGATTTTAGGCATCTCCTTGGCTGCTGCAAAGGCTGGTGCTGAGTCTTTAGGAATTCCTCTTTACCGTTATTTAGGTGGTCCTTTAGCGAATTTACTCCCCGTACCCTTAATGAACGTAATCAACGGTGGAGCGCACGCTGCAAATAACGTTGATTTCCAAGAATTTATGATTGTACCCATCGGAGCATCTTCCTTCCGCGAAGCTTTGCGCTGGGGTGCGGAAGTGTTCGCTACCTTGAGCAAAGTTTTGGATGAGAAAGGAGTATTAACCGGAGTTGGTGACGAAGGTGGTTTTGCTCCCAACTTGGAATCAAATCAAGTTGCTTTAGAATTATTAGTTGATGCAATCAAGAAAGCTGGTTACAAGCCAGGTGAAGAAGTAGCTTTAGCTTTAGACGTTGCAGCCAGCGAATTTTACAAAGATGGACAATATGTTTACGACGGTAAACCTCATTCCCCCGCAGAATTTATTGATTACATGGCACAACTAGTAAATCAATATCCTATCGTTTCCATTGAAGATGGTTTACACGAAGAAGATTGGCAAAGTTGGCAATTACTCACCGAAAAAATCGGTCATCACGTGCAACTAGTTGGTGATGACTTATTTGTTACCAATGCCGAACGCTTGCAAAAAGGAATTGAACAAAAATCTGCTAACTCAATTTTGATTAAACTCAATCAAATTGGTTCTTTGACTGAAACCTTACAAACCATTGATTTAGCAACTCGTAACGGCTTCCGCTCTGTAATCAGCCATCGTTCCGGAGAAACCGAAGACACCACAATTGCTGACTTAGCAGTAGCAACCAGAGCCGGACAAATAAAAACCGGTTCCTTGTGTCGTAGCGAACGTGTTGCTAAATATAATCGCTTGTTGAGAATTGAAGATGAGTTGGGAGACGCTGCGATTTATGCGGGTACCGTAGGATTGGGACCGAAATAATTTATTTGGGCATGGGGCATAGGGAATTGGGCATCGGGAATAGTTAGGAATTGAAATTTTAGGAATCCGGCTTTTGTTGATGAAGCCGGGTTTATTTGTAGGTTGGGTTAGGCGCACGACAAATTATAATTTTCAACGAGAGATTTATCTTTTTCGCCGTAACCCAACATTAATTTAGAGAATTAAGAATAGGTAATTTTGGTATTAGAAATTAAAAATTGTATTAAATGTATTTACCACAATCTTGATGTTGGGTTACGACACGAAAATATCAATTCGCGTTGCATTTTTCAATTTTTGTTCGTGTCTAACCCAACCTACAGATTTAGCAAAATTTTAATTGGGGGTTGGTGCGTGACGCTAAAAGGTTCATTATTCCGTTGTGCGTTCAAGTTTTTTTTAAGCGTCACAGCACCCTACAATTTAATTATCCAATGCCCCATGCCCCATGCCCAATACCCCATGTCCAATGCCCAATCCCCTATTCCCAATTACGGATAAAAACCTAACTTTGGCAATCCGAGCATTTCATCCCAGCCCATCATGATGTTCAAACACTGGATTGCTTGTCCGCTCTGTCCTTTGATTAAATTGTCAATAGCTGATATCACAATCACTCGGCGGGTTCGTGAGTCAACTTCTATACCCATATAACAAAGGTTGCTACCGTGAGTCCATTTGGTTTGGGGATAAATTCCTGGTTCGCAAATTTTTACCCAGGGGGAGTTACGATAAAAGGCTTTATAGATGGTAATTAAGTCGTCTCTAACTAATCCGGGGTCGCGTAATGTTGCGTATACTGTTGCTAAAATACCGCGTACCATTGGTATGAGGTGATGGGTAAATTGGACTGTGACTTCGTGTCCTGCTAAATCGCTGCAAATCTGCTCTATCTCTGGGGTATGGCGGTGACGGGCAACGTTGAAAGCTCCGAGGCTGTTGTCTGCTTCCGATAGTAATAAATGAGTTTCGGCTTGTCTTCCGCCGGTTGATGTGCCCCCTTTGCCGTCAATGATGGCGGTTTCGGGTACGATTAATCCTTGTTTGAGGAGGGGTGAAAGTCCTAGCAGACTGGCTGTGGGATATGAACCGGCACAGCCTACTAATTGAGTTTCAGAAATGCGATCGCGGTAAAGTTCTGGTAGTCCGTAAATGGCGTTAGATACGGTTTCAATGTCTTGACGCTTTTTGCCATACCAATTACTATAGGTTTTCAAATCTCTAAATCGATAATCTGCTGACAAATCTAGGACTTTGCATCCATATTCGAGCAGTTTTGGTGCAATTTCGCAGGCTAGTCCATTGGGTAGCGATAAAAAAACGACTTCGCAGCGGCGTGCAATTGCTTCTGGTTCTAATGCTTCAACTTTAAGGTTTACCACCTGGGCTAAATGAGGATAAATATCGCTAAAATCTTTTCCAGCACTACTTTCACCCCCTAAGTAAACCAGTTCGAGTTCTGGATGATTCAGCAGCAACCGCACCAACTGAACCCCACCATATCCTGACGCGCCAATAATTCCCACGGGTACGCGCCTAAAATTGCCCATGTTTTAAAATTCCCATCCAATGTTTTTTCTTTTTCTGCAATAACTCCGCGCTTAATCGCCAAAATGGCTAAATTTAGGCGGCTAATTGCGCTTAAAATGTTATGTAATTAAGTATTAGTAACATAGGAGCGCGTTGTAGACACTTCTGCTATGTTATCGAATCATTGCTACTATGCTTCGGTATTTCACAAAAGAGCTACAATATAAGATAAGATTTATTAAAAAAAATTAACGTTCGCTCTTCGAGAAATTCTCTGTGTCGCAGCATAATATCGAAACGCACTCTCCGCAAGGTGGGGAACCCACCCCGGTTACTGCCGATTCAACCCAAGCATTTAAATTTGATTCGATTGATTCCGCATTGGCTGACTTGAAAACTGGTCGCTCTGTGGTTGTGGTGGATGATGAAAATCGAGAAAATGAAGGCGATTTGATTTGTGCAGCCCAGTTTGCAACACCAGATAATATCAACCTCATGGCGGTAGAAGCACGAGGTTTGATTTGTTTGGCAATGACTGGCGATCGCCTTGATGAACTTGATTTACCTTTGATGGTGAAGAACATCACTGATACCAATCAAACTGCTTTCACTGTCAGCATCGACGCTGGGCCAGAATTAGGGGTTACTACAGGAATTTCCGCTGAAGACCGCGCTCGTACTATTCAAGTCGCGCTCAACCCAAACACTAAACCAGAAGATTTACGCCGTCCCGGTCATATTTTTCCAATTCGCGCTAAGAAGGGAGGAGTACTCAAAAGAGCGGGACATACGGAAGCTGCTGTAGATTTATCTCGATTGGCTGGTTTGTATCCGGCTGGGGTAATTTGCGAAATCCAAAATCCCGACGGTTCGATGGCAAGGCTACCCGAATTAATCGAGTACGCCAAGCATCATAAAATGAAAATTATCAGCATCGCGGATTTAATTAGTTACCGTCTACGTTACGACAGAATAATTCAACGCGAAACTGTTGCCGATTTACCTACAGAGTTCGGTAATTTCAAAATCTACGCTTATCGTCACACTCTTGACAATAAAGAACACGTTGCGATTGTTAAAGGTGACCCGGAGAAATTTGGTGACAAACCAGTAATGGTGCGGGTACATTCCGAATGTCTCACCGGGGATGCTTTAGGCTCCTTACGCTGCGATTGTAGAATGCAGTTAAAAGCAGCCTTAAAAATGATTGAAAATGCCGGAGAGGGTGTTGTTGTATACCTGCGTCAAGAAGGTCGCGGTATTGGGTTAATCAACAAATTAAAAGCCTATTCTTTGCAGGACATGGGGCTAGATACCGTAGAAGCAAACGAACGTCTGGGATTTCCTGCCGATTTACGCGACTACGGTATGGGAGCGCAAATGCTGATGGATTTAAACGTACATAATATACGTTTGATTACTAACAACCCTCGTAAAATTGCTGGTTTGAAAGGTTATGGTTTGGAAGTTGTTGATAGAGTACCTTTATTAATTGAAGCCAACGATTACAATACTCATTACCTAGCAACAAAAGCTAAAAAGCTAGGTCATATGCTCTTACAAACTTATTTAGTAACATTAGCATTGCATTGGCAAGACGAACCTTTATCAATTACCCAACGTTACGAGCGTTTAGAAAAGATACGGAAT comes from Rivularia sp. PCC 7116 and encodes:
- a CDS encoding iron uptake porin, producing MELSVKQFLKQIIRSPKLLAALVGYGIFSPLCFPSEAALQLKGQSLKVISSTPSAPSAPSQILAQQTSVDELSDVKPTDWAYQALKSLIERYGVITGLPDGTFKGNRAVTRYEFATGLAAALDKVEDATATSVSDRYIQQDKITLRRLQREFAEALADVRKRLNDIDSRSAQLQANQFSTTTKLKGQQIFGLTDGRRASFSLASRTRLTFETSFSQKDLLVTQLESGNNGGDAVGLAQKENANLLGSAGLFANAGGLDFTDVEDDVKLRRLHYTLRPSSDLAVTVGTKMSPRDFIDGNRYANNEAADFSSGIFLNNPLIVQNRIDRNGGAGAAVVWKPNSKLAFRSLYIAGDADSSSEDKGFFGDPHQASAELEYTFSDKLTLKLQYTNAEIENTDINAYGVNAEYALNRNAGIFGRLGIGDYQGFNTAINQELDLNPVSWTLGVGLRNIGIPGTIAGVAIGQPFVTDGVGNATQTNFETFYNLQISDNISFTPVISLVINPDNDSDRGTIWQTTLRSTFSF
- the ribBA gene encoding bifunctional 3,4-dihydroxy-2-butanone-4-phosphate synthase/GTP cyclohydrolase II, translating into MSQHNIETHSPQGGEPTPVTADSTQAFKFDSIDSALADLKTGRSVVVVDDENRENEGDLICAAQFATPDNINLMAVEARGLICLAMTGDRLDELDLPLMVKNITDTNQTAFTVSIDAGPELGVTTGISAEDRARTIQVALNPNTKPEDLRRPGHIFPIRAKKGGVLKRAGHTEAAVDLSRLAGLYPAGVICEIQNPDGSMARLPELIEYAKHHKMKIISIADLISYRLRYDRIIQRETVADLPTEFGNFKIYAYRHTLDNKEHVAIVKGDPEKFGDKPVMVRVHSECLTGDALGSLRCDCRMQLKAALKMIENAGEGVVVYLRQEGRGIGLINKLKAYSLQDMGLDTVEANERLGFPADLRDYGMGAQMLMDLNVHNIRLITNNPRKIAGLKGYGLEVVDRVPLLIEANDYNTHYLATKAKKLGHMLLQTYLVTLALHWQDEPLSITQRYERLEKIRNLAKDYHLLLQEETRPLGLALFSEPSLTVHLGLDQANVASADWYLEIGHPYVQAVTNILDKLVELPYVQKLEFLISPGVDPLSKLQVKLDRQAFEISQLPSSLSGELETQKIYSFGK
- the clpB gene encoding ATP-dependent chaperone ClpB — encoded protein: MQPTDPDKFTDKAWEAIVKSQDIVRAYNQQQLDVEHLMLALLEQDNGLANKVLSRSGVEIERLQQQLEDFTRRQPKVGRSEQLYLGKGLDRMLDGAEDARLSMNDAYISVEHLLLAFAEEERIGRKIFRSLNASIDDLEDAIKGVRGSQKVTDQNPESRYEALEKFGRDLTEQAKAGKLDPVIGRDEEIRRVIQVLSRRSKNNPVLIGEPGVGKTAIAEALAQRIINGDVPESLKNRQIIGLDMGSLIAGAKYRGEFEDRLKAVLREVTESAGQIVLFIDELHTVVGAGSGQQGSMDAGNLLKPMLARGELRCIGATTLDEYRKYIEKDPALERRFQQVLVTQPSVENTISILRGLKERYEVHHNVKISDSALVAAATMSARYISDRFLPDKAIDLVDEAAAQLKMEITSKPAELENIERRLMQLEMEKLSLAGEEKATFQTQQRLERIEQEIDDLTEKQEDFNAQWQGEKQVLEDISGLKQEEEKLRVQIEQAERAYDLNTAAQLKYGKLEGVQRDREIKETKLLEIQSKGVSLLREQVTEDDIAEIVAKWTGIPVNSLLESERQKLLQLEDHLHQRVIGQDEAVSAVSAAIRRARAGMKDPQRPIGSFLFMGPTGVGKTELARALAKFMFDSEDAMVRLDMSEYMEKHSVSRLVGAPPGYVGFEEGGQLSEAVRRRPYSVVLLDEVEKAHADVFNILLQVLDDGRITDSQGRVVDFRNTVIVMTSNIGSEHILDISGDDSQYEKMRNRVMGALRKHFRPEFVQRIDDLIIFHALGRKQMGDIARIQLKRVEGLLADQKISVEITPAACEKLVEIGYDPMYGARPIKRAIQREIENPLATKILENTFVPGDTIIIDRDPNGLTFSKKAVVKVSSSANTVQVIESAEG
- the eno gene encoding phosphopyruvate hydratase, whose amino-acid sequence is MMDTAIEAIVAREILDSRGRPTIEAEVHLVNGAMGLAQVPSGASTGTFEAHELRDGDKSRYGGKGVLKAVENVNETLAPKLLDMDALNQEHLDKTMIDIDGSKNKSNLGANAILGISLAAAKAGAESLGIPLYRYLGGPLANLLPVPLMNVINGGAHAANNVDFQEFMIVPIGASSFREALRWGAEVFATLSKVLDEKGVLTGVGDEGGFAPNLESNQVALELLVDAIKKAGYKPGEEVALALDVAASEFYKDGQYVYDGKPHSPAEFIDYMAQLVNQYPIVSIEDGLHEEDWQSWQLLTEKIGHHVQLVGDDLFVTNAERLQKGIEQKSANSILIKLNQIGSLTETLQTIDLATRNGFRSVISHRSGETEDTTIADLAVATRAGQIKTGSLCRSERVAKYNRLLRIEDELGDAAIYAGTVGLGPK
- the argC gene encoding N-acetyl-gamma-glutamyl-phosphate reductase, yielding MGNFRRVPVGIIGASGYGGVQLVRLLLNHPELELVYLGGESSAGKDFSDIYPHLAQVVNLKVEALEPEAIARRCEVVFLSLPNGLACEIAPKLLEYGCKVLDLSADYRFRDLKTYSNWYGKKRQDIETVSNAIYGLPELYRDRISETQLVGCAGSYPTASLLGLSPLLKQGLIVPETAIIDGKGGTSTGGRQAETHLLLSEADNSLGAFNVARHRHTPEIEQICSDLAGHEVTVQFTHHLIPMVRGILATVYATLRDPGLVRDDLITIYKAFYRNSPWVKICEPGIYPQTKWTHGSNLCYMGIEVDSRTRRVIVISAIDNLIKGQSGQAIQCLNIMMGWDEMLGLPKLGFYP